The following proteins are co-located in the Nilaparvata lugens isolate BPH chromosome 14, ASM1435652v1, whole genome shotgun sequence genome:
- the LOC120354276 gene encoding uncharacterized protein LOC120354276 has translation MPDTFSGCAQVKAVHASALLGTAIVAVVDQYNRSQLLRAVLDCGSMRSIITTRAAQQLGITIMPARIQINGISEQATAVKGTTHLTLLSRPQFNTFLQTEALVLEQIAGDLPAFPISSELKTSLSHLDLADPGFDQPNRIDLLIGADIYPNVFVSSANAIIPGNPAAFATIFGYVLSGKLNIEDSPAPLHQMQLICTMFAREEPLAEVMNKFWETEDVQINAKLLSPEDELCEQLYESTTYRNDEGRYVVALPFKPSAPVLVSNRKQAYRSHLGLLKRLENSSELKKKYDNFMTEYHELGHLELAKSASDYVIPHHAVFKNKDPTQKIRVVFNASSKDTNGHSLNENLLPGPKLQSNIIQVLTKFRTYKYIVLSDCKQMYRQILLRPEDCRHQHVFWKPNYHEPAKEFELKTVTYGLTSSAYLAQRTLQQLVKDEGEAFPLASKVLTSQTYVDDLLGGSNNFSEAQTLISELIELLSLGSFELRKWNSNTPELIANLPAEFLENQDCMFDDNATAKVLGIVYSPLADNFRYFISPFNGQITKRTVLSFIARVYDPLGWLTPLIMLFKLFMRTLWSQQLAWDTEVPASLRAHWELITAEIPVWTML, from the coding sequence ATGCCGGACACCTTCAGTGGCTGTGCACAAGTGAAAGCTGTACACGCTTCTGCTTTACTGGGCACCGCTATCGTTGCCGTTGTTGATCAATACAACCGATCACAATTACTACGTGCTGTATTGGATTGTGGCTCCATGAGATCGATTATCACTACCCGAGCTGCCCAGCAACTTGGTATCACCATCATGCCCGCACGCATTCAGATTAATGGTATCTCTGAACAAGCGACCGCTGTAAAAGGTACCACTCATTTGACACTGCTATCTCGACCGCAGTTTAACACCTTTCTCCAAACTGAAGCCCTTGTCTTAGAGCAAATAGCTGGTGACCTACCCGCTTTTCCAATCAGCAGTGAGCTCAAAACCTCACTTTCACATTTGGATCTCGCTGACCCTGGTTTTGACCAACCCAATAGGATAGACCTCTTGATTGGAGCTGACATTTATCCTAATGTATTTGTTTCTTCCGCCAATGCTATTATACCAGGAAATCCCGCTGCCTTCGCCACTATATTTGGCTATGTTCTGAGTGGAAAGCTAAATATTGAGGACTCGCCTGCTCCGCTTCATCAGATGCAACTTATCTGCACCATGTTTGCCCGCGAAGAACCGCTTGCTGAGGTCATGAACAAGTTTTGGGAGACTGAAGATGTCCAAATAAATGCGAAACTCTTATCACCTGAAGATGAACTCTGTGAACAGCTCTATGAGTCCACTACCTACCGCAATGATGAAGGCAGATATGTAGTCGCACTCCCCTTCAAGCCTAGCGCGCCTGTTCTTGTTTCAAACCGCAAGCAAGCTTATCGAAGTCACCTTGGATTATTAAAACGCTTGGAAAATTCTTCGGAACTAAAGAAGAAATACGACAACTTCATGACAGAATATCATGAGCTTGGCCATTTGGAACTTGCCAAATCCGCTTCTGACTATGTGATTCCACACcatgcagtttttaaaaataaggacCCCACTCAGAAAATCAGGGTGGTGTTTAATGCTTCCAGCAAGGATACCAATGGGCATTCACTAAATGAGAATTTGTTACCAGGGCCAAAACTGCAGtccaatattattcaagtattgACCAAATTCCGCACTTACAAGTACATTGTCCTTTCTGATTGCAAGCAGATGTATCGCCAGATTTTGTTAAGGCCTGAAGACTGCCGTCACCAACATGTTTTTTGGAAACCTAATTATCATGAACCTGCAAAAGAATTTGAACTTAAAACCGTAACCTATGGGCTTACTTCCAGTGCTTATTTAGCGCAACGCACATTGCAACAACTTGTCAAGGATGAAGGAGAAGCATTCCCTCTGGCAAGTAAAGTTTTAACAAGTCAAACTTATGTTGATGACCTGCTGGGAGGaagtaacaatttttctgaagCACAAACGCTTATTTCTGAACTGATTGAGTTATTGTCGCTTGGCTCCTTTGAACTTCGGAAATGGAACTCTAATACTCCTGAATTGATCGCTAACTTGCCTGCagaatttttggaaaatcaagATTGTATGTTTGATGACAACGCTACTGCAAAAGTTCTTGGAATTGTCTACAGCCCGCTCGCGGACAACTTTCGCTATTTCATTTCTCCTTTTAATGGGCAAATCACTAAAAGAACCGTTCTATCATTCATCGCTCGAGTCTACGACCCCCTTGGGTGGCTCACTCCTCTCATAATGCTGTTCAAGCTATTCATGCGCACGCTGTGGTCTCAGCAATTAGCTTGGGACACTGAGGTTCCAGCCTCACTTCGAGCTCATTGGGAGCTGATTACCGCTGAAATTCCCGTTTGGACAATGTTGTAA
- the LOC120354277 gene encoding uncharacterized protein LOC120354277 — MTIPRLELMGCLLLARLLSAILPTLSEYDLQEIRLYTDSKTALDWINTPTYKLQIFVANRVQQITQLTKLESWHHVTSANNCADIASRGLTPAEIVSCHDWWHTTNAFRCLATDFPVSNHLVSNIVPEMKTNPLYILATVEEPIENRLYTAIERVSKFGKLCRIFVYILRFVNRIKPARYEYRCKIVKQIETCETPASIDTTACEAEIARKLIVHVVQRDKFQKEITELKAGKCPKHLLTLQPYIDDYDLIRLSGRLEHAPISSEARNPLLLPKNEHVSSLIIRHIHLQNCHAGPRTTQAAVCQQYWIISARNQVRRIIHQCVICNRFCRTNLQQRMAPLPAERVTANRPFNLTGLDFAGPFSCKTSLLKRTQTTKGYLCIFVCLTTKATHLEFLSSMSVNNFIAALHRFIARRGAPHTLFSDNAKTFTSAARKMYELEKLLKTMPSEVKCFLSNYGINWKFIPPYAPHQGGIWEAAVKSAKTLLHRCIGDTALTYEEYDTIFVRIESILNSRPLTELSSEPAEAASVLTPGTS; from the coding sequence ATGACAATTCCACGCCTGGAATTGATGGGTTGTTTGCTGCTTGCTCGTTTACTATCCGCCATCTTACCTACGCTGTCCGAATATGATTTACAAGAAATTCGACTCTACACCGATTCCAAGACTGCCTTGGATTGGATCAACACACCCACATACAAATTGCAGATTTTTGTTGCCAACAGAGTACAGCAAATTACTCAGTTAACAAAACTTGAGTCATGGCATCACGTTACTTCTGCTAACAACTGTGCAGATATTGCTTCGAGAGGCTTGACTCCCGCTGAAATCGTCTCCTGCCATGATTGGTGGCACACTACCAATGCGTTTCGTTGTCTCGCCACTGACTTTCCCGTGTCCAATCATCTTGTTTCCAACATTGTACCTGAGATGAAAACTAACCCGCTGTACATTCTCGCTACTGTTGAAGAACCAATTGAGAATCGTTTGTATACCGCTATAGAACGTGTATCCAAATTTGGAAAGCTATGTCGTATTTTTGTCTACATACTAAGATTTGTCAACCGCATCAAACCAGCCCGTTATGAATATCGCTGCAAAATAGTCAAACAGATTGAAACCTGTGAAACGCCTGCCTCAATTGACACCACCGCCTGTGAAGCTGAAATAGCTAGAAAACTCATTGTTCATGTTGTGCAACGGGATAAATTTCAGAAGGAAATAACAGAGTTGAAAGCTGGAAAATGTCCTAAGCATCTACTAACGTTGCAACCGTACATTGATGATTACGATTTGATACGCTTATCTGGTCGTCTTGAGCACGCTCCGATTTCTAGTGAAGCTAGAAATCCATTATTGCTGCCGAAAAATGAGCATGTATCCTCACTCATCATTCGACACATACATCTTCAAAATTGTCATGCCGGTCCCCGCACCACACAAGCAGCTGTTTGCCAACAGTATTGGATAATCTCTGCCCGCAATCAAGTTCGCCGCATAATACATCAATGTGTCATTTGTAACCGCTTTTGCCGCACCAACCTACAGCAACGTATGGCCCCGCTACCTGCTGAACGAGTCACCGCCAATAGACCATTCAATTTAACTGGCTTGGACTTTGCTGGTCCTTTCTCATGCAAAACATCTTTATTGAAACGCACACAAACAACAAAAGGTTATCTGTGCATATTTGTATGTTTGACCACCAAAGCTACTCATCTAGAGTTCCTGTCCTCGATGTCTGTCAACAACTTCATCGCCGCTCTACACCGATTTATTGCCCGCAGAGGTGCGCCGCACACTCTGTTTTCAGACAACGCTAAGACTTTCACATCCGCCGCAAGAAAAATGTATGAGTTAGAAAAACTCTTGAAGACGATGCCCTCTGAAGTGAAGTGCTTTCTGTCTAACTACGGCATAAACTGGAAGTTCATTCCCCCTTATGCTCCGCATCAAGGAGGCATATGGGAAGCCGCCGTCAAATCCGCCAAAACACTGCTACACCGCTGTATTGGGGACACAGCTCTTACATACGAAGAGTATGACACCATTTTCGTTAgaattgaaagtattctaaataGTCGACCGCTTACAGAATTGTCCTCTGAACCTGCTGAAGCTGCCTCCGTGCTCACTCCCGGCACTTCCTAA
- the LOC120354278 gene encoding uncharacterized protein LOC120354278, with translation MPSEVKCFLSNYGINWKFIPPYAPHQGGIWEAAVKSAKTLLHRCIGDTALTYEEYDTIFVRIESILNSRPLTELSSEPAEAASVLTPGHFLIGRPLTAPPQPIETKELLVARRWRLTNQMTQYFWNRWSKEYLCTLINRTKWKTAERNLQLNDLVIIKSVNTSPLSWPLGRIIALHPGKDGLVRVVTIKCASGNIVRDIRKVHRII, from the coding sequence ATGCCCTCTGAAGTGAAGTGCTTTCTGTCTAACTACGGCATAAACTGGAAGTTCATTCCCCCTTATGCTCCGCATCAAGGAGGCATATGGGAAGCCGCCGTCAAATCCGCCAAAACACTGCTACACCGCTGTATTGGGGACACAGCTCTTACATACGAAGAGTATGACACCATTTTCGTTAgaattgaaagtattctaaataGTCGACCGCTTACAGAATTGTCCTCTGAACCTGCTGAAGCTGCCTCCGTGCTCACTCCCGGGCACTTCCTAATTGGCAGACCTCTTACCGCACCACCGCAACCCATAGAGACGAAGGAACTATTGGTCGCACGCCGCTGGAGACTTACAAACCAAATGACCCAATATTTCTGGAATCGCTGGTCCAAGGAGTACCTATGCACCTTGATCAATCGCACAAAATGGAAAACCGCTGAAAGAAACTTGCAACTTAACGATTTGGTCATAATCAAATCTGTCAACACCTCTCCTCTCAGCTGGCCGTTAGGCAGGATTATTGCGCTACACCCTGGTAAAGATGGACTAGTACGTGTAGTCACTATCAAATGCGCATCTGGGAACATTGTTCGAGACATACGCAAAGTTCACCGCATCATTTGA